One Triticum dicoccoides isolate Atlit2015 ecotype Zavitan chromosome 3B, WEW_v2.0, whole genome shotgun sequence genomic window, AAAAGGTTGGGCCCCAATTGCAAGTCAAGAGCGGAGCTGCAGCTCGGTCAAAAAATGTTGAGCCCCAATTGCGAGTCGAGGAcgtacttgcaactaggacaaaaaaagtCAGGCCCCAATCGCGAGTCGAGGGCCGACAAAAACGGAGCCAAACATGACTTAACCAACAACAGGATATACACAATAAACAAACAACAACAAGCAAGGCGGAAGGTAGAGCGCTTGCATGCAAATTACGAGAATTAAATTAAACGTGAACTAAAAAGAACTTATagaattttaaaaaatcatgaatttaaaaagaccaaaaaaagaaaataaaaaaacaaaagttTTAAAAccaaaaattaaaaattaaaaaaaaacaaataaggaaaaaacaaaCAAGGGAAAATAAACAAATCTTATAGCAAAGTTTTATCATATGAAAATGCACTAATATGTGAGGTACTATTTCACATCCAGATGTGAAATAGCAAACCTGATGCAACAAACATTGACAAGCGAGGCCAAAAGATAGAGTGCTTGCATGAAAATTACAGAAACTAAATCAAACAATGACAAACTTAGATgagacaacatttaaaatgttgagaatttaaaaCATACTTATGAAATTGCTCGCCCCAGACTCTTCTAATTATCCCCCGAAGCccactgaaaacaaaaacaaaagcggTCCACTCTCCACACAGACACATACATAAAAAACCGGCCTAGTCCGGGCCCAGACACAGACAAAAAGGCCagcccactctctctctctctctcacacacacacacacacacacacggaaggAAGTCACACGCAAACGATGATCACAAAATTTGCACAAAAAAGCTTTAGATCGTATGGTGAGAAACTTAGATGTGAGAAAACTATATCTCATCTAAATGTGTCTTGGCAAATCTGAAGAAAAACCCatgaattaaaaaaacaaaaagagaaaataaaagcaaaaaacaaaaaaaaaaagaaTAGAGAGTCAAGAAGGCAGGCGCCAGACCCTTCTTTTATGAGTGGAGCAAGCCACCACCACATATATCTGGCCGCTTTCTCCTTTGTACTTGTGCTGCTTGTAGATGGGTCAAAGGTCAAAGAGAAGTGAGAAGATAGAAATGAACAAAGTGAATCAAAAATAAAAAGGACAAAGTACTCTGCCTCTCATTTAACTTCCTCGCAGCAACCGAGTAGAAAACGCACACGAAAAACAAAGCCCAAGCATACGCATGGACAACGGGCCAAACAAAAAACAAACGAGGTACGCGGCACACATGAGCTGAAGGAAACGAAACAACGGCGACACGGGACGCAGCCAGCAACGCAGATGAAGCCTCGCACTCATAAATAATCAGGTATAGATCGAACGGTTCTAGTCTTAGATGTAAGATAATATattacatctagatgtgaaatagcaaaaCTATTTCTAAAAGCCTAAAAGCAGCCCAGTTTTGGGCGAAACCTTGAAATTTCACCACGCATTTTTTTGGTGGGGTGCAATTATTTATTTGTTTTCAAAACAAAGAAGGATGTCAGTTTCCGTCCAAATGATGTATAAGAATGGAAATAATGCGGTATATTTTTTTCTGAAAGAATCATGCCATGTACGTTTTCTCTGAGTACCACCAAAATCTTCACATGTTTGCATGATATTAAGAGGCCAACCATGACGATTGGGTCGAACCACTTTGTTTTTGTCTTGTCGAAATGAACTTGTCATGGTGCTAACAGAAATTTATTTTGGAAGATTTGTTTGTATATGCCGTTGCCAAGTCTCAAGTCTCAACAATTTCTATTTCCGATTGATTGTCCCAGCTGACATACATGTTGCGTCAATCGGCAGCATGCCATGAAAACTTTGGCATCACTACTTCTCCTTACAAGTAGCAGTGGAAATGGATGTTGTAGTTCCATCCACCCACGTCAAGTAAAAGGTTATACCACAAACATACTTTTGCTTGCAAGGCTACATGTCTGAATTTTGACTGCATTCCAACATCTGTCTAAATTTTTGTTACTGCATTCTATGGTCTGACTGAATTCGACAGAGTTATAAATGGCGTTGAGCAACAATGTAATGTACAATTACATGTTTTGTCATACTACACAACACAACTGCACAAACTGCTGCTGATCATCCTCTATTGTGAGCAAGCTACATCAGTAAGTACATTGGCATATAAAAATTTGGAGAATCTACAGTAAGTAAGTAATTGGCAGAGCATGTTATTTAATTTACAACTTGTGTTATTCTTCCAGGTATTGAATGCATCTTTCTGTCATGATGCTTCAGTAAATAATACCGCATGTTATTAACTGATGGACTACCATGCTATTTCGACCGCCTTGTCGGCAGTAATAGAGAATGAATGGTTGGATCAAATGTGACCGGGGCGGAGGGAAAATTCTCTGTATACGCTATGTTCTGATATCGATATGTGCAGGAGAGGGCCTTTACTTGCACGCCGTTTGTCATAACCATGCATGCAGATGAGCgccatgaatggcatggcatggctgCTTATCCGGCGCTGGGAGTGGGAGGGCGTGTGCCGATATACTCAAAACCGACGACGAGGAATGCTAGGCCTTGAATGAAGAGGTAGATGTAGTACCCTTTGTTTGCGTAGAACAAATCGTAGAAACCACTTATAATTATGCAGGTCCCAACAAAAATCTCTGAGCAGTTGTACCTGATAAAAAGAAGACACACATCAGGCATTATTTGACAAAACTTGAAAACACGAAAATCGGTATtttgtatgcagtaatccgaagtaGTATATATTTTAATGCACTGTATTAGCTTTGAGTTGCTTACTTGTCCCATAATCTTATTCTCCTCTTCTTGAGCTTTGGCACTAGGGGCGTCGTTAGCTCAACATCTATCACCTTCACAGCATCTAACACTTCCATGGCTGGCTTTGTCTTGTTGGCATCTCCTAATTTCTCAGTGACAACCCACTCATTGACTCGCCCGGCGTCTAGAAGACCGGTTACCGCCGCTCTTATCCGGTGCAACGACATCACATTCTCAAAGAGGACCCAGAGGATCACCAGATGAAATGAACTGAAAGAGTGGCTTTCTGGTGTCAACTGAATGTAACAAAGAGTACATGTCATTCTGAAAGTTTGGTCTTGAAATGTGTGTTGTTACCTTGGTGATCCAAGAGCCTTGCAGAGGGTGATAACGGTTGGAACGTAGACCACACCCCAGAGAGGTATCTGAATCTCAGGGAAGAAAACGGACAACGGGATCGCGAAGCAGTAGTAGATGAACGTCACCGTATGGGCAGCGATCTTGCCGACGAAGAAGAAGTCGTACAACAGGTGGAGCTTGCTCCAAAATGACACTTTCTGCACAGAGAAAATTAAATGTCAGTCAACAAGATGGTGTGTGTCAATGGTTGGTGATGCATCCTCCCTTATTAGGTTCAGAAATGCAGACCTTGCTCTCTAGAATCTCTACCAACATTTTCTTGAACAGGTTTGCAGGTCCACATGACCACCTGTGCTGCTGGAATCGGTACGCCTTGAATGTGCTTGGCAGCTCACTCCTGACCTAACCACGAACAGATCCGAGCATCGTTAGGTTTGTTTCATGATGGGTACTGTACTCCATGCTTACATTATTTCTGACAGAGAAGAAGCAAGTAAATAGAAGAGCATTTCTTTTGGCTTACTTTTACGGCGCCAACATACACGAACTTCCAGCCCTTGAGCGCGGTGCGAACAGCCAGGTCCATGTCCTCCACCGTCGTCCGGTCCTTCCACCCCCCGGCGTCGTCGATCGCCGCGATCCTCCAGACACCGGCGGTCCCTGGAAGATCCAAAAATCCCCAACGGTTCACTCACTCAGCATGCTCATTTGGATGCTTGAAGCTGTCTATATGATGATGAAACCGAGTGTGCGTACCGTTGAAGCCGAAAAACGAGTAGACTATGGACCCGGCCTCCTGCTCGAACTTGAAATGGTAGTCCAGAGACATCTCCTGGAACCTCGTCAGCAAGCACTCATCCGAGTTAACTGCACAACAAAACAGCACAAAGAGATTCAGATATTTTTTCAGAACAGTGTGCTTGTGCCTGAGTGAACAACAAACAGAGTGCACGAGGAGTGACGGACGGACTGACTGACCGAACTTCCAGCGGGTCTGGACGAGGGCGATGTCGGGGTTGTGGACGAGGAAGGGGACGGTGCGGAGGAGGAAGTCGGACTCGGGCTGGAAGTCGGCGTCGAACATGGCGATGAACTCGCATTCCTGCACGTAGTCGTGCTTGAGCCCCTCCTTGAGCGCGCCGGCCTTGTACCCCTTGCGGTTCCCCCTCACCTCGTACTTGATGTTCACGCCCTTGCCCTTCCACCTCTGGCACTCGATCTCCACCAGGTCCTGGTAGAAATGGAGCAGAAAATTCGGTCAGTTTTATCTGGCATTGTGCACTTGGGGTGATCTGCTGTCCAAAACTCTGCAGCAGGAAACGCTCGCTCATGCATTTTAAAAGGTTCAAGGCTGCATCTACAACTGTATGCCCAAATTTTAGTGAAGGGGAATTAATTAAAAGATGGGTTTTCAAGATAATAGTTTGCCACAAGTAAAAGCAACAATTTGCCTCAATTAATCGCATTTTCTCtgtaagaaaaaaaggaaaactaaTCTCTTTTTCACAAAAAGTATATATCAAAAACAGGGTAGACCCCCGATCTCTGCATCAAGGTATGCACACGGCCATATGTCTACACTCAGCATGTATCAGATGAGAACAACCATGCTGAGTACATGCATTTAATGTTGTTTGTTAGCGGTGTACATGTTGGAACATGCTAAGCTGAGACTCTGTTTAGCAGGTTGCATCTGTTAGACATGTCGGTGCTATTATAGCAATCAGCTATTATAGCAATCAGTTTTTTTTTAAGTCAATTATGTGAACAATTTATTAAAACATGAATAAAATTTAAACATTTcatgaaaatttaaaattttcaattttgaaaagttttcactttatTTTAAAGAAAATCTAGATATTTTTAGAAAATAtaaacaaatttctggaatttattttttGGAGGAAAACAATATTTTTTGGAATCCTGCACATTTCAAAAAATATAAACAAATTTACAAAAGTTTAAACAAATTTAGAAAGTCTGAAGATTTTTTAAAACACGTCGTCGCTTACTTGGCTCGTGCATGCTGACAGGCGAACTATGCTGTGGTGTGTCTCTCTTTGTGCATGGTACGAGGGTATCTGGGCTGAGCTCGTGCAGGCTACCAAACACCGAAAAATGAATTGAGTATGAAACCTTTGAGCTGATGCACCCTCCATGTACTATACCAAACACACACTAAGCCCCTCCAACGGCCAGCTCGGCGATGGCAGTTGTGAACTAATTTGTTCGTTTCGCGGGTTATGCGGGACGCCGCTTGCATCCCTAGATGGCACCAAAGGCAGCGTGGTGGATATATCCAGAACGAATCCACGAACATGGTCGCCAATATAATGTTGGAATCCGGCGCCCCAAACGCAACAAAACAGGAGTGGGCGCTAGCTGGCTAGCAGGCTACGTCGCACACATTATCACCACATCTTCGGAGTGGCCGGGCCAGGAATCCGGTGCCCCGAGCAAGCAACGAGCGTCGTGCCAGCTACGCGGCGCACTACCAAGCCCACGTGCCACACACACACGAGGCAACGCCGTCAAACGATGAGTACTACTAGTACTGTAGCGTGCAAAGTCTCTCACCTTTCCTACTTTTTCTACTACTAGAGAGGGTAGAAAAAAATGAAGGGAGGCGTTGACCTGACCAGAGAGGCCAGTTACCGGGACAACATGCATGCTTGCTTTATACTCCTGCTGGCTGACCCTACCACTTAGCAACCAATCGAGGTGCTCCAACGTGCTTGGGGCCAAATTTGGATCCGGTGTTTcggaagaaaataaaataaaaaatgggtCCGGCCACCTAACCTGACCCACTGTCTGTCACGCCTCCTCCTCACGTTGCTCGATCGCTCACATGGCCACCCGGTATATATTCTAGGTAGTTAGTTATAGGGAACCCTAAAAAAAAGATAGTTATAGGGAGGGACATGTGTGTCATGTTCTGGGCTTCTGGCGGTGCTGGGTAGTATCATGCCGAAAAAGAATATAATATGCGTGCCATGACCTGTACGTCAGGCCATTAACCCTGCTCTATATATAGTACTACTTGAGGAATAAAAAATCCTAAATTCTGCCGCAAACAAAAGAGTTACTACGTATAGCGGAAGTAAATGGCAAAGAGCAGATGGCATGGCGCCGGCCGAGTAGTGAGTACGTACGTACAAATCAACGGCCGGCGGCGACCGAGTGGCCAAGTAGGTGGTTTGGCGCGTCCGCCGGAGCCATTGCTCCATGCCGGACGGCCGCGCCGGCTTCGGCTTTAGATCGACAAGGCCGGGATTCTCTTCACGCATGTGAACGGGATGCTccgcctgctgccgctggaattgatTGTGTGCACATGCATGCACGCTGCTTGCCTGCGAGCGATGTCTGTGTGCAGGAGTCGGTATGGGGTGATCGATCCACAGGAAGAAAGGAGCTACCATTTTTCCTGTCAAAAAAGAACATGTGTTTTTCGCCAAAAGGAAATCGCGGGAATAGTTCTCCCCTAGTTTTATCTAGGCCGGCAGAGCACGCTCGTCAGTTGTCAGTCACGGGCTCACTGGCTGCCTCTCCCGCTAGCAAACAAGCCGATCGGCCAACCACTCCTTTATCTGCACTTATCACGGCCCGGCATGTCATGTGGCAACTGGTGGTCCAAGTTGCAAAAAAAAATAGGCCATGGTACCCCGCGTGCGTGCCACTAGGGAATGCTCAAAAAAATAGGATCGAAACGCCAGGCCCGGCGTCCATGTCACCCCGCGTGCGTGCGTACGTGGTGCCTGCCACGCTGCCAGCGCGGCGGCGCCAGTGCCAGCCAAGAAACGACGCCGCCGGCGGGCCAGACAGGGCGGAGAAAACGAAGGAGCGAGCAGGCGATGATGgaacatgcacgcacgcacgcacgtacgTACGGGAATAATGTGAATTATTGCGGCTTTTTGCAGCGAGCTAGATGCGCGGCGGATGGGATGGGTGGATTGATTGCGTTTGCGTACCTTCACAACGGGGTCCGTGGAGTCGTCCAGCACCTGGATCACCACGCGCTCCGCCGGCCACTCCAGCGCACACGCCGCCCCGATCGACAGCTTGTACACCTTCATTCCCATCCATCCGATCCAACCACACCcaacaaaacaaatcagtaaacaaATCCCACCACACCGCCGGCTCGCCGCCGGTCAACATTTTCCTAATGAACACTAGGCAGTAATAAGCACTCACCTCCCGCTCGTTGTACATGGGGATCTGCACCAGCACCACGGGGAacgccgcgctgccgccgccgccgacgccggcctCCTCGTCCCCCCTGGCCGCGGCAGCAGCGCCGGCGGCGATGGGCCGCCACTGGTACCGGCGCTCGGGCCGGTGGCCGAAGGCCTTGGCGGCGAAGCAGACGGCGGCGACGAAGACCTTCTCGAGCAGGATCATGACGGTCATGGCCAGCGAGAGGAGCACCAGCAGCCGGATGGCCGGCACCACCAGGAACGCCCGCGCCTGCATGCCGGCCCACGCGCATTGCGCCGCCACGGCCGCCCAGTCCACCCGCACCGGCACCTCCGCCcacacccccgccgccgccgccatgaccTCCTCGCCAGCGCCGGCCATGCCCGGCCCCCGGGTGGCTGGATCTAGCTAGGAGGACTGGCTAGGCCGGGCGCAGATGCTGACACGACTAGCTGGCTGGCCTCGGGCTAGGTAGGTGGATGGAATAGTgcaggcttatatagaggatgcacaTGGCGAGTGAGCGATGGGTGCTCCTCCATATGGCCGCATGCGTATGGGATGTGGTTACGGGGTAGACGGTCTTGGTCTGGCCAAGCTTTCATTTCTCTCCGAAATCGATCGACAGCTTCTCAATGGACGATGGGAAGTAGATGCATGCCATATAGTAGTATGTGCGTGCGTGATGAGCTCTGGTCATCTGGCGGTTGGTGAGATGAGATGGGTGCATGCATGGGAATGTGGCCGTGAGCTGTGTGGAGTGTCCGAGTGGTGGTACTACGTGCTACTACTATTATTGGTCCATTCCGTTGGTGTTTAGGGGCCACTTCGTGTGTGTATTATTGGTGAAGATATAGTAGAGATAAAGGAAAAGGTACTACGGTGACATGGCAACGTACGTACGTACGGGGTGTGGGCGTATGACTCAGTAGCAGCCCCAGGCCTTGTCTCGGCTCTCAAGCAGAGCCATGTGGTCGGGCCGGATCAGATCGGACGGAGGCGGGGGCTGTGCATGTTTGTTCACATGCGTATGTCTTTCTAGTGCCATGGTGCCTACTGCCCACTGGCTTGGACAGGACAGGCTCGACTCGAGCGCCGTCCTAGTTTTAGTTTCGGTGCCCGGAAAGTGGATCGCCGGCCGGCCGGGTGGGCATTTGGCATCGACCAGTGACAAACTGCATGGCCGATCCGATCGGATGCTTCTCTAGGCAGGCGTGAAGTATAAGAATTAATTGCAGGAGTACCTTTCTAGTTAGAGACAACAGTGTCCTAGGATTTGACTCGTCAGCGCCAGCCAGCGCTTCGCCATCCGAATCGGATCTGGAAGCAAGAAAGCAAGGCAGGGGAGATTCCCACATTATGTATTTCCGGAAATCTTATACTAGTACAAAGCTGATGTTTCATGGGTGTTTCTCTTTTCTAGCGAATGCTACTTGGTGTGTGTGACTCTACGCATGAATCATAAGAACAACTTTAATGGGGCGACTCATCTCCTCCGCCGCCGACTGTTTGAGTCGGTACGGACAAAAATggaggcccaacgcgccgacccaaataaAAAATGTGTCCGCTTCGCGTTCGTGACGACGCATTTGCGGTCCAAATTTGTGCCCCAAATGCGTCAGCGCGGACGCGGAACGGACGGCACGAGCGTTTTCTGGTTGTCTGCCGCGTCCCGATCTGGCGATCGTCCAACTGTCCGCGACCAACCTCGTTAGCTTAATTTATAACCTCAGGCCCACGCGTCAACAACGGCAGACGTCCTTTTTTAAGCTGATcgtgcggcggggccgtcctcatccacttCGCAGTCCACATCTAGCCCGCTCTGCTCCCCCGTCGCCGACAAACCCTAGCCACCACCACCACAGCGAAATGGGGCTCTTCTCCGGCGCCAGCagcagcaaggccaagggcaaggtCACCGCCGTCCCTTTACCCGCAGAGTTACTTCCGCCTCCGCCGGCGCCGGCTCGTCGGCAGAGGCAGCGCGTGAACGTGCCCGTGCACCAGGCGGAGTGGAACTGGCAGCACCGCGTGCCTCTGACATACCCCGACGCCCCCctgccgcacgactggcatctggatccggagaggatcccagtgccggcgaCGCCGCGGTCGGCTAGGGCGCACGCGGTGGAGGTGCGTCACCGGCTGGCGCTGCTGACGCTGGAGCAGCGCCGCGACCACGCCTACGCAACCGACTCGCCCAATTGGGCGAGAGGTTTGCGTTCGAGCACGAGGAGGTGAGGCGATCTGGCATGCGCGAGGTCGACCGCAACGTGCCGCCACCCCCGCTCATCGTCTGCGAGGAAGACCAGGCGGCGGAGGACGcctaccaggcggcccttgcgACCGTCTACCGGGAGAGCAAGGAGGACGAACGGCGCATGACAGAGGCGGTGGAGGGAGAGGAGGCTCGGTACGAGGCGGCCATGGCGCAGGCCATGGCCCTATCCGCGGCGGGCGACTGTGTGGTGCCGCCGGTGGCCCCTCCGcagctggagccggagccggagcccatcgagcgctactcctggacgGGAGTAGTGTGCAAGTGGGTCAGCGCGCCACCGGTCTGCCTGGGGGCGACGCCGGCGCAGGAGGCGGCGTACCTCGAGCACTGGCGCCAAATACGGCTGGCCGAGGAGCGCCGCGACGGCGAGTACctcgagatgctcgagcgcgacgCCGAGGCCGAGCAGCGCGACGCCGAGGCCGAGCAGCGCGACGCCGAGCAAGAGGCGCGCCGGGCCGTGGCGGCACTGCCCGCGCCCGGCATGAATGCGCTCTGGAACACGGCGTTCCCTAGGGCCGGGccggcgccgacgctcatcgacctcacggaccccgaggacgacgacgacgcctaGGGCAGCACGCCGGCGGTAGTTTAGTTTTTTTTCTCTTAAATGTaaatgtggacgcgtggactcCCGCCAGCCTTTgtggccggctttaatgtttaattaatgttgCTTTTATTTTAAATATACATGCATTCTTTTTTTCTAGCACCGTCAAAATGGGTCGCTCCAGCGTTGGGcgcacgcgccgacccaaacgcggAAGCGAACGATCGTGTCCGCCTGGCCGACCCAAATGGATAAAAAGCGAACAAAATCACCGTCTATTTGGGTTGGCCCGTTGAAGTTGATCTAAAGAGGTGACATGTAGCAACATCCACGGGGCACACTGTTCGTTCCCACGCGCCCTCCTTGAGAACAACGCAATTGTTTGCTCCTATGCGCCCTCCCGGAGAGAACGGTGCAATTGTTCGCTCTCGTACAGTCCCTAAAGGAGAACCCGGTGTGTAGCATGGCACCCCTAGATGTATCATGGCAATTACTGGAACATGTATGCCAACTGCAAAGCAGAGCATGGGCAATTACTCTCtctgtccagaaatacttgtcgaaaaaatgcataaaaatgaatgtatctagaactaaaatacatctagatacatccattccttcgacgagtatttccggacggagggagtattagcaaTGACAATTCTTGAGCATTCCCTAGTGGCATCGTTCGCTTGAATGAGCCTTTCTGAGGGAAAGTCCGTTCGTGCCAAGGTCCTCTCTAGGGAATGTCAACCCTCTATTAGACTCCTTCAGATCCAGTTTGGTTGGAGGCCTCACCTGAAGGCCTCCCGTCAACCTCGATGCTTCTCCCGCTTGTCTGGCCTGAGCTACAAGGCCGCGTTGTTAGCCTGGTTCGGACGATCAATTTTGGATTTGTGGCAGCTAGGGTTTGGCAAAGAGAATAGTCATGGGTGGCTACTGATGCAGCATGCTAGCCACATcgcattgagctttgtcatctcgctAATGCTAGTATAGATCTTGCCATGTTTATCGCATGGACTCCTGACAGGGATGACCAGCCCCACCTTTTGTCCGCCGGTCGATGCCACAACCGGCGTTGATGATGACGCCTTCGTCAAAATCTCATATAATAGTTTGTGGCGCAAATATCTGGGGATCATCAGTCTGGGGAGAGCGAACGAGTCATTCCTAGGACAGCTAAGATTGAGCGAACAAATTAGTTCACTAAGAAAAGAGAAGACCTGGGAGAAGGAGCGTTCGGCCGGGCCACGGCTTGACTAGAGAATCCTTTCCTCCTCCATAAGAaacgtctccttcctcctcccgtcGGCGCCGCCGCGGATCCGCCCCACCTCCGTTGGCCTTTGGCCTATGGAGGTGCAGAGGATCTCGGCCCCCCGCTGGCGGGAGGGACCCCGttcttgtttttgctaggttgaacgTCTTGGTTGGGGCTGTTTGGCGGCGGCGATGTCCCTCCGTAGCAATAATGTCTCCCGCGTCCTATCTCCGTCCCGATGGTGCGAATAGCGTTGTCGGAggatgtgtggaggtgtgtctccgtcggatctcataggattcggtcggtgctggtcttcggtggatctCTTTGGATCCAGTTTTTGTTTGTCTTCGTTCGTGTGGTTCCAGGTTTGATCTTTCCAATCTACAACTCTCTTCATCGACGATGGTTGCTGCTCCGGTGTGTTGGTcctttggggccttagcacgacgacttcccgactgtctactacaacaaggtttgcccggctccggtgatggaggggtgatgacggcggcgcgccttcggctcgctccagtgcttgtagtcatcgctagatGGTTCATAGAcctagttgtaatttttattacctcttgtgttctctgtactgccatgattgatgaatagattggaaatttCTCTCGCAAAAAAAAGAGAAGACCTTTCCCAGTGCCCAAGTGCTAGAGAGAGTAGCCGGGCACCCAAGCGCCaccctaatgggccggcccaataggaAGCGGTCGCTTCGCTGGGGGCTCGCTAGTTATTCCGGTTTGCTAGTTCACAGTTGTCTAGTTGGCCGGTCCATCGTTGACAAATGACTTTTTGAGAAAAACTTTTAGAAAGGAATTGAAAAAAAAAGAAGTTCACCCAATTTGAACAAAGTTTGCCACTTTGAAATAAAGATTTTGAAGAAGAAAAAGTTCAaggatttgaaaaaaaaagttcatcaattttagagaaacttcacgaatttgaaaaacatAGACCACGAATTTTTTTAAAAAGCTTGTGGATTCAGAAAATTCATTAATGTTGGCAAAAAAAATCTTGAATTAgggaaaagttcacaaatttaagcaaaaatcatcaaaaaaatacaaaaatcatTTATTTGAAAAAAGTTTGCAAATACTGAAAATAAATCACAAATTTGCAACAAATAAAtcaccaaatttgaaaaaaaaagtttgtGTATTCAAAAAAAATAGTTCACAAATTTGATTTTTATGTGTTTTGATAAAAAAAggtttatgaatttgaaaaaattgcacgaatttggaaaaaaatccgtgcatataaaaagaaaaataagaaaatgaaaaatgaaagacaaaaaggaaacaaaaataaaaacgaacaaaaccagtccaaaaaaacaagaaacaaaacctaGTCTGGAAGCTTCCTAAAACGTAGGAAGCTTCTGGAAGCTTGACAAAACCGGGGGAGGAAACTTCCCTCTCATGCGCTAGAGCACtttgatgggccggcccattaagaaTCATCggaagggagggtgtgtgtgtgtgctcatttGGCACGCTAGCCTATatcgggcgcttaaggcgccaaaTAGGCGCCAGCGTAATTAAACCCTTGCAGCACGAACCCTCGCTAAAACCCACGGTGTCGTCTTAGCAATCCCAAAACCAAACATTGGTGTGCTAATGGAATGAGCAAAAACAAAGGGCCAACAAGCCCAACTCGAGGCCGGACGTTCCCGTGATCACTCTCAGGCCTGAAAAAACCCATAAAAATCACAGGGCAACAATGTGGACGCCATGCGAAATAAACTCATAAACACCATGTAAATTTCTCAAAAACAACACAAAAACGCCATATCAAATAAATAGAAAATCACCACTATCGTGAGAGTTGCATATAAAAAGCGTTAAAACTACGTGCAAGCATGAAAGTTGTCGTACAAAATAAAGTTGTCATGATACATACAAAATAAAAATTGCCATGATTTATACAAAATAAAATTGCAATGAAAACTAAAATGCACGAATTTTCATATATGTAAATGTATATACATATATAAAAATGTATCACacaaaactaaagttgccatgaggTGCACATCAAAAAAGCCATAGTAAACCCCAGGAAATTAAAACAAATATCATGCAATTAAACTTGCCATGATATGTACGCTGAAAGTTCCCATGGCATATACAATGAAACATAGAAAGTAAAAACCCAAGAAATTCATAGATACAACACAAAAATTAAAGTTTCCAT contains:
- the LOC119278725 gene encoding probable glucomannan 4-beta-mannosyltransferase 11; translation: MAGAGEEVMAAAAGVWAEVPVRVDWAAVAAQCAWAGMQARAFLVVPAIRLLVLLSLAMTVMILLEKVFVAAVCFAAKAFGHRPERRYQWRPIAAGAAAAARGDEEAGVGGGGSAAFPVVLVQIPMYNEREVYKLSIGAACALEWPAERVVIQVLDDSTDPVVKDLVEIECQRWKGKGVNIKYEVRGNRKGYKAGALKEGLKHDYVQECEFIAMFDADFQPESDFLLRTVPFLVHNPDIALVQTRWKFVNSDECLLTRFQEMSLDYHFKFEQEAGSIVYSFFGFNGTAGVWRIAAIDDAGGWKDRTTVEDMDLAVRTALKGWKFVYVGAVKVRSELPSTFKAYRFQQHRWSCGPANLFKKMLVEILESKKVSFWSKLHLLYDFFFVGKIAAHTVTFIYYCFAIPLSVFFPEIQIPLWGVVYVPTVITLCKALGSPSSFHLVILWVLFENVMSLHRIRAAVTGLLDAGRVNEWVVTEKLGDANKTKPAMEVLDAVKVIDVELTTPLVPKLKKRRIRLWDKYNCSEIFVGTCIIISGFYDLFYANKGYYIYLFIQGLAFLVVGFEYIGTRPPTPSAG